In a genomic window of Silurus meridionalis isolate SWU-2019-XX chromosome 27, ASM1480568v1, whole genome shotgun sequence:
- the rasl10a gene encoding ras-like protein family member 10A produces the protein MVETLSIAVIGAAGVGKTSIIRRFVYDDFSEAYNPTRARRVYRPSAVLNGHMYELKILDVPPIAAFPSSPAQEWLDARCRGVRNASAYILVYDICCIESFEYVKMIRQQIVDNREGSSSSSSDGGDVPILVVGSKRDLQRHRFAQRRSVSVLVKKTWKCGYVECSAKFNWHVLLLFKELLGIAVARGLRHNHASIRLQGALHSNRCLVM, from the exons ATGGTGGAGACGCTGAGCATCGCTGTGATCGGAGCCGCCGGCGTCGGCAAAACTTCCATCATCCGCCGATTCGTCTACGACGACTTCTCTGAAGCGTACAACCCGACACGCGCGCGACGCGTCTACAGACCGTCTGCGGTCCTCAACGGCCACATGTACGAGCTGAAGATTTTGGATGTACCGCCAATCGCCGCGTTTCCTTCCAGTCCTGCACag gagtgGCTGGATGCCCGCTGCAGAGGAGTTCGTAACGCCAGCGCCTACATCCTGGTCTATGACATCTGCTGCATCGAGAGCTTTGAATATGTCAAGATGATACGACAGCAGATTGTAGATAACAG AGAaggcagcagtagcagcagcagtgatggtggtgatgttccCATCCTGGTGGTTGGCAGTAAGAGGGATCTGCAGAGGCATCGTTTCGCTCAGCGCCGCAGCGTCTCCGTGTTGGTGAAGAAGACGTGGAAGTGCGGCTATGTGGAGTGTTCGgccaagttcaactggcatGTTCTGCTGCTCTTCAAAGAGCTGCTGGGCATCGCAGTGGCTCGAGGACTCCGTCACAACCATGCCTCAATACGCCTGCAGGGGGCGCTGCACAGCAACCGCTGCTTGGTCATGTGA